TCTTAGCTTAACTTCTTATGTTGATATCACTGTAGATCAAATTTTATGGTTAAGAAAAGATATCATTATCCATAGATTAACTGGAGATTCACCAACATCTATGTTAATTGCTCCTACATGGACTAAGAAAAAATTTGTTGTTACAAACGAAATTGATAAAAAAATGAGAGCATTAAATCTATTTCAAGGAGATTATTATGAGAGATCATCAATTACTTGATATTGCACACGTCTATATGAAACACTATATTACAGATCAAGATATAGTCATAGATATGACAATGGGAAATGGATATGATACTTTGTTCTTAGCGGGTATCTCTAAATTTGTTTACGCATTTGATATTCAAGAAATTGCTCTAGAGCATACTAAAAAAAGAATGGAAGAAAGCGGATTACAAAATTATAAGCTTATATTAGCCAATCATAACAATGTATTAACTCATGTTAAAGCATTTAAATACGTTGTTTATAATCTAGGATATCTGCCTAATGGCAACAAAGAGATTACAACTAAAAAAAATACGACAGTCAAATCCTTAACTAAAGTATTAAAGCATTTACAAGACAATGGTATGGTCTTTATGGTAGTTTATAAAGGGCATAACGAAGGTTATGAAGAAAGTAAAGCGATTCATTTATTCCTTTCAACACTTGATCAAAATCAATATAAGGTATTAAAAACATATCTTCCTTATCAAGAGAATAGACCCCCTTATCTGCTTTGTATATACAAAAAAGAACTTACTCCTTAGAGATAAGTTCTTTTTATTAATTAATCATAAAGGGGATTATGATTTGTTACTAGATGTTGATCCATTATCGTTTGCATTGCCTTGAAATTCATCGACACGGTCTTGCATACGATCACAACGGTCTTCCATTTCTTGTTGGAATTGGTTTACTTGTTCTTGATGTTGTTCTCTTCTTTGTTGTCTTTCTTGAGCAAATTGATTTTGATAGACACTTCTTTCTGCTTGAAATTGTTCTCTTAAGGCTGCAACTTCACCATGAAATTCATCTTGTAATGCTACGAGTTGAGCATTTAAGTCATCTAATGTTGCTAAAAGTTCTGTTTGATCTTCAGTTTCTTCTAATGCTGCTATTTGTTCTTCAACAACTACTATTTGAGCTTCTAAGCTTTGAATTTGTGGAAGATAATATTCAAATTTTGCATCTCTGTCTTCGAAAAATTGATTTCTTAGTTCTAATACTAATCCTTGATTTTCAGCTCTTGCTAATTCAATAATTGCAAATACTTCTTCATCTGTTAATAAAACTGCTTGTTCTAATGTATAATCATCACTTAGTTCAACAACTTTATAAGCTAAGAATAGAAATTCTGGTGTTACACCAAAACTTGCTGCTTCATCAATAAATGCTTGGTCAAAAGTCTTTTCTTGAGATCTACCTAACATACCTCTTGATTCAAATGCGTTATTGATATGTTCTTTAACACTTGCTTTAATACGTTCTTGTAGAGCTTCATCACATGAAATAGCTGAAACTGAAACATATGTTTCTACATCTTCATCAACTGAAATATATCCTAGTTCAATTGAGGTTGCTATAATTAAGTCTACAGCTTCGTCTAAATCCATCCCGATTAAGTCAAGTCCAGAAAGTAATACTTCTGCATCTTCATTTAAAGCGTTAGCTTCAATTACTTTATCGTTAGATGAAACAATTAATTCAACACTTGGATTAATATCTATAGTTACATAAGTGGTTTCTGCTGCCTCTAGTGTTGCTTCACATCCCATAATGGTTGCCACAACCGCGAATAATACAATAAAACTTAATACAAATTTAATTTTTTTCATTTTTTAATTCCTCCTTGTTCACTCTATATACAAGTGAGACTGAACTTTTATTGGCTTTTTTTACTTTTTTAATTATTTTGTTGTCCTTTTCCATGATTTGGCATACTTGGTCTTTCTTTTTCCATCATGAAAGATTCTCTATTATCTGGATTAATATTTAAAATATATCCTTTTTGATCATCATCAGATAAACCAAATTCAATAGATCCACTATCACTTGTGCCAATACTATAATTAACTTTCATTCCTTTAGTATTATCACTTGTTTCAATTTCAAATTGATATGTACCCTTAGTTTGACCTTTCATATAGCTCAAAGTTGCAGATTCATAATCATCATATTCTATTGCTACTTCTTGATCTAATACATTATTTTTATATACCATTATAGATAATTTTTGGTTTTGATTTTCGACTTGGTAATTAACATCAATATAATTTTGTTCACTATGTTGATATGTTAATGTATATTGTTTTTCATCAAATGAACCTTCTATTGCTATTTGATAATCATTATCTCCATATTTTAATAATCCTTCAACTTGATATGTGTTCTTGTTCAAATTGATGCCTTCATTATAGTATAATTGATAAATCATTTCTTCATCAGAAAGATTATTAAGTTTATAAGTTATCATTTTTTCATAGCCATCAATATCTGATTTTTCGATTTCTTTTTGATAATCATCACCGTTGTTTAATAAAACTTCCATAAACTTAGCATATGATACGACATCATCGATTTGACCTTCTATTAAATCATCAGTTTGTTCATCTGCTAATAGTATCGTATAACTATCATCTAAAGCTAACACTTCTGTTTGTTCAATATAATTTACAGTTGCGATTGTTGATAATACAACTGAATCACTAAAATTTGAATCAGCAAATAAATCAACGTTATTTGATCTTACAACTGAGAAAGCTAAAAATAATATTAACAATCCAAATACTGTAGTAAGTGATGCATAAAGTGGTTTAAATCTATTTGTCTTTTTAATAATTGAAACTTCTTGCTTTACAAATACATTTTGATTTTCAACTTTTTCTATGATTTGAGCAGAAAAATTAGGTATTTGTTTTTCATCTGCTTTAGTTTTAATGAGTGTGATTAGATTTTTTTTATTCATATGAAACACCTACTTTCTCTTTTAATATCGTTATTGCTTTATTATATATCCATAAAACTGTTCCTAATGGTTTATCCATAATATCTGCTACTTCTCGAAATTTAAAATTGTTAATGACGTGTAATACGACAACTTCTCTTTGATCTTGATTTAAATAATTAAGAATTTTCAAGATATCAAGTTCTGCTTCTTGATTAACACCTTCAGTTGATACCATATTTTCTAATAGGATATCAGAATGAATTTCTTTTTTATACTTGTTATAATAATTTATACTTAAATTTCTTCCGATTCTCGAAAGATACGCAAATACATTTGATCCCATCTTGAATTGATCAATTTTATTTAAAAAATTCATGTACGTGTCTTGCAATAAATCTGCTGCAATCTCATCATCTTTAACAATAGATATAATTGCAAAGTAAACTTTTCTATTCGTAAGCGTATAAAATTCATCAAATCCTTGATAATCTTTTTCTTTAAATGCATGAATGAATGTATCCATATTGTGATCCATAATTATCCCCTTACACTGTATATACAAACAACGACTCAATTTTATTGGTGTTTTTGCTAACTTTATTTTATCACTTGTTTGCCTTAAAGGTAAAAAAAGAACATACAAAACAAAAAAAGATGCTCAAATGAGCACCTTTATCTAGTTTGCAACAATATTTACTAGTTTTCCTTTGATGACTATTACTTTTCTAATGGTAAGACCTTCTAAATGTCTCACAACATTTTCTTCAGCCAAAGCTTTTGCTTTAAGTTCTTCTTGTGTGATTTTTCTACTATCAATAAATTTAGCTCTTAGTTTACCATTGATTTGAACAACAAATTCTATTTCATCAACAACCAAATATGATTCTTTATAAGTTGGCCAATCTGAATATATCAATTGTTCATTTTGTTTTAATATACTTTGATTAATCTCTTCTGTTAAATGAGGTGCAATTGGATTCAGTAATTTAATAAAACCTCTTGCTTGCTCTTTAGAAATCTTTTGTACTTTATAAACTTCATTCACAAAGATCATCATTTGACTAATTGCGGTATTAAATGCTAGTTTTTCATAATCATCAGTTACCTTTTTAACGCTTTGATGATATATAGTTCTTAATTCTAATACTTCATCAGAGACAATATCAAATTCAAACATGCGCCAAACTCTATCTAAAAATTTCTTTGCGCCATTTAAACTTTCTGTTGACCATGGTTTCTCAGATTCTAAAGGGCCCATAAACATTTCATATAAACGAAGTGCATCAGCTCCATGTGATTCAATGATATCATCAGGATTAATAACATTTCCTTTAGATTTACTCATTTTAGAATGGTCATCGCCTAATATCATACCTTGATTGAACAATTTCTTAAATGGTTCTTTATGTGAAACAAGTCCTAAATCATATAAAAATTTAGTCCAAAAACGTGCATATAATAAATGTCCAACCGCATGTTCAGTCCCACCTACATATAAATCTACTGGTAACCATTTATCCAACAAGACTTTAGCTTCATCAGAATCTAGGGGAACCATTGATAAATGATTTTTTAAGATATAGCCCATAAAATACCATGAACTACCTGCTAATTGTGGCATTGTATTGGTATCTCTTCTACCATTTATTCCATCATATTTAATATGTAGCCAATCATAAGCATTAGCAAGAGGCGATTCTCCAGTACCACTAGGTCTAATATTTTTTAATATCGGTAATTCAAGTGGAAGATCCTCATCGTTTAAAAGGTGAATGCCTTCTTCTTCATCAAAAATAACTGGAAATGGTTCTCCCCAATATCTTTGTCTTGAAAATACCCAGTCTCTTAAGCGATAAGTTGAATGTAGATAACCTTGTTTTGTTTTTTCAAGATATTCTACAATCTTATATTTAGCATCTTCATTATTAAGGCCATCAATGATGCCACTGTTAAAATGAATACCATCACCTGTGTATGCACCTTCTGCATCTCCACGAACAACTTCAATAATGTCTAATCCAAATTTTTGAGCAAATTCGAAATCTCTTTCATCATGTGCCGGTACAGCCATAACTGCGCCTGTTCCATATTGTGGAAGTACATAATCAGAAATCCAAATAGGAACTTTTCTTTGATTTAACGGATTAATCGCATAAGCACCTGTAAAGACGCCTGTTTTTGATTTATCCATTGAACGATCAATTTCTGTTTTTTGTTTAGTTATATTAATATATTCTTTAACTGACTTTATTTCATCTTCACTTGTTATTTCTAATACAAGTGGATGTTCTGGTGCAAGCACACAATAAGTTGCGCCATATATAGTATCTGGTCTTGTAGTGAATACTTCAAATGCTTGATCAGATTGATCAACTTTAAAAGTCATCATGGATCCATCAGATTTGCCAATCCAGTTTCTTTGCATCTCTTTTAGATGTTCTGGCCAATCCAACATATCTAAATCTTCTAATAAACGATCTGCATATTCTGTAATTCTTAAAACCCATTGTCTCATCGCTTTTTTAGCTACAGGATATCCGCCTCTTTCAGAAACCATTTTCCCATCGACAAGTTCAATCTCATCATTTGCTAAAACAGTACCTAATCCTTCACACCAATTGACTTCAACATCTTTTAGTACAGCTAATCCTTTTTCATACATCTTTTTAAATATCCATTGAGTCCACTTAAAGTAACCAGGATCTGCAGTCGCAAATTCTCTATCCCAATCAATACCTTTACCTGCTTCAATGATTTGACGTTTAAAATTACCTATATTTTGATATGTAAATTCTCTAGGATCTTTACCGGTTGATAATGCATATTGTTCAGCTGGAAGCCCAAAAGCATCCCAACCCATAGGATGTAAGACGTTATATCCTTGCATACGTTTAAAACGACTGATGATATCAGTTGCTGTATATCCTTCAATATGTCCAACATGAAGGCCGTTTGCGCTTGGATATGGAAACATATCTAAAACATAGTACTTTTCCTTAAAACGATCTTCTTGTGTTTTAAAGAGTTTATTTTCATGCCAGTAATCCTGCCATTTCTTTTCTTTTTCTTTATAATCATAATACATATGTCGATACCTCTTTCACTTACATCTATTATAACTAAAAACCGTAATTTTTCCAATAAAAAAAGGGCATATATAATATAACCCTTATTTTTTTACTTACTTGCTTCAATATACTTAACTAAATCTCCAACGGTTTTCAAATTTTGAGCATCTTCGTCGCTTACTTGAATATTAAATTCATCTTCGATATTCATGATAAGTTCAACTGCATCAATTGAATCCGCTCCTAAATCTTCTGATAATCTTGATTCTAGAGTTACCTTTTCTGCTTCTACACTTAGTTCTTCAACAATCATTTCTTTAACACGTGCAAATACCATAGTATAATCCTCCTTTATATAGCATGCTTATTATAAGATATTTTTTTATTTTTGTCAATTGTAAACACATTTATTTTTTGATGTTCAAAGTATTATGTGATATTTTGTAATGATAACGTTTACTTTATCTTTTTTCTAAAAAAAGTATTGTGTTATTTTCATGTTGTGTTACAATGACTTCATCAATAAAAAAGTATGGCTACTTCCAAGATAGGGCAATTGCTCTTGAGTATAACTATGGACAAGGCCACCAGTGGCTTTTTTTTGTAGAAAAAGGAGAAAATAAAAATGAAAAAGTTCTTATTAGTATTGAGTATTGGATTTATTTTAATCTTAGCAAATGGATGTTCAAACAGTTCAAATGTTTTTGAATTCATTTTAGATGAAAGTTATGATGACTTTGTAACTATGGCAACTTCTGCAGATTATCCACCTTATGAAAATATTGT
The sequence above is drawn from the Mariniplasma anaerobium genome and encodes:
- a CDS encoding tRNA (mnm(5)s(2)U34)-methyltransferase, which gives rise to MRDHQLLDIAHVYMKHYITDQDIVIDMTMGNGYDTLFLAGISKFVYAFDIQEIALEHTKKRMEESGLQNYKLILANHNNVLTHVKAFKYVVYNLGYLPNGNKEITTKKNTTVKSLTKVLKHLQDNGMVFMVVYKGHNEGYEESKAIHLFLSTLDQNQYKVLKTYLPYQENRPPYLLCIYKKELTP
- a CDS encoding anti-sigma-I factor RsgI family protein; the protein is MKKIKFVLSFIVLFAVVATIMGCEATLEAAETTYVTIDINPSVELIVSSNDKVIEANALNEDAEVLLSGLDLIGMDLDEAVDLIIATSIELGYISVDEDVETYVSVSAISCDEALQERIKASVKEHINNAFESRGMLGRSQEKTFDQAFIDEAASFGVTPEFLFLAYKVVELSDDYTLEQAVLLTDEEVFAIIELARAENQGLVLELRNQFFEDRDAKFEYYLPQIQSLEAQIVVVEEQIAALEETEDQTELLATLDDLNAQLVALQDEFHGEVAALREQFQAERSVYQNQFAQERQQRREQHQEQVNQFQQEMEDRCDRMQDRVDEFQGNANDNGSTSSNKS
- a CDS encoding RNA polymerase sigma factor, whose protein sequence is MDHNMDTFIHAFKEKDYQGFDEFYTLTNRKVYFAIISIVKDDEIAADLLQDTYMNFLNKIDQFKMGSNVFAYLSRIGRNLSINYYNKYKKEIHSDILLENMVSTEGVNQEAELDILKILNYLNQDQREVVVLHVINNFKFREVADIMDKPLGTVLWIYNKAITILKEKVGVSYE
- the leuS gene encoding leucine--tRNA ligase; this translates as MYYDYKEKEKKWQDYWHENKLFKTQEDRFKEKYYVLDMFPYPSANGLHVGHIEGYTATDIISRFKRMQGYNVLHPMGWDAFGLPAEQYALSTGKDPREFTYQNIGNFKRQIIEAGKGIDWDREFATADPGYFKWTQWIFKKMYEKGLAVLKDVEVNWCEGLGTVLANDEIELVDGKMVSERGGYPVAKKAMRQWVLRITEYADRLLEDLDMLDWPEHLKEMQRNWIGKSDGSMMTFKVDQSDQAFEVFTTRPDTIYGATYCVLAPEHPLVLEITSEDEIKSVKEYINITKQKTEIDRSMDKSKTGVFTGAYAINPLNQRKVPIWISDYVLPQYGTGAVMAVPAHDERDFEFAQKFGLDIIEVVRGDAEGAYTGDGIHFNSGIIDGLNNEDAKYKIVEYLEKTKQGYLHSTYRLRDWVFSRQRYWGEPFPVIFDEEEGIHLLNDEDLPLELPILKNIRPSGTGESPLANAYDWLHIKYDGINGRRDTNTMPQLAGSSWYFMGYILKNHLSMVPLDSDEAKVLLDKWLPVDLYVGGTEHAVGHLLYARFWTKFLYDLGLVSHKEPFKKLFNQGMILGDDHSKMSKSKGNVINPDDIIESHGADALRLYEMFMGPLESEKPWSTESLNGAKKFLDRVWRMFEFDIVSDEVLELRTIYHQSVKKVTDDYEKLAFNTAISQMMIFVNEVYKVQKISKEQARGFIKLLNPIAPHLTEEINQSILKQNEQLIYSDWPTYKESYLVVDEIEFVVQINGKLRAKFIDSRKITQEELKAKALAEENVVRHLEGLTIRKVIVIKGKLVNIVAN
- the acpP gene encoding acyl carrier protein, whose protein sequence is MVFARVKEMIVEELSVEAEKVTLESRLSEDLGADSIDAVELIMNIEDEFNIQVSDEDAQNLKTVGDLVKYIEASK